In the genome of Magnolia sinica isolate HGM2019 chromosome 2, MsV1, whole genome shotgun sequence, one region contains:
- the LOC131226600 gene encoding serine carboxypeptidase-like 46, protein MGWCFFIFQVISFFLKSSAELITSLPGQPSNVSFKQYSGNIVTDARNGRALFYYFVQADVSEPLSRPLTLWLNGGPGCSSLGFGAFMEHGPFRPGNNGLLIKNHYSWNLESNMLYLETPIGVGFSYSNTSENYIDWNDTKTAQENLNFLLSWFEEFPRYRDSDLYLTGESYAGHYIPQLAALVVEYNKKPNIKPIKLKAIALGNPLLDLDISINAGEFLWSHGAISDETLMLERTVCNDSRYLREYVHDKWSQGCNDVFNRVADEIGDDIDRSDLLLSRCVSASTAQQSISQGLHRKIQAKLARGSNGDPCLQDRVLAYLNKPEVQKALHANTTGLPFRWDFCLGSLVYQEDNMDMNLIPLVSSLLKEGIPIMFFSGDQDTKIPLTQTRIIANQLAQQLKLFALTPYAPWYNKKQIGGWAQLFGGPREGKNVTYITFATVRGAAHEVPFTSPSQALTLFRALLGVNPLRIHPGDL, encoded by the exons atgggttggtgTTTCTTCATCTTTCAAGTCATATCCTTCTTCTTGAAATCATCTGCTGAACTAATAACATCTCTCCCTGGCCAACCTTCCAACGTCTCTTTCAAGCAGTACTCTGGTAACATTGTCACAGACGCCCGCAATGGCAGAGCCCTTTTCTACTACTTTGTCCAAGCTGATGTTTCCGAACCTCTCTCTCGTCCCCTCACCCTCTGGCTCAATGGAG GTCCTGGTTGTTCTTCTCTTGGTTTCGGAGCATTCATGGAACACGGCCCTTTCCGGCCTGGCAACAATGGGTTGTTGATTAAGAATCACTACTCTTGGAATTTGG AATCCAATATGTTATACCTCGAGACCCCAATAGGAGTTGGATTTTCCTACTCGAACACAAGTGAAAACTACATCGACTGGAACGATACAAAAACAG CCCAAGAGAATCTAAATTTTCTTCTTAGCTGGTTTGAAGAGTTTCCCAGATACAGGGATTCAGACTTATATTTGACTGGGGAGAGCTACGCAG GTCACTACATACCTCAGCTTGCAGCACTCGTGGTGGAGTACAATAAAAAGCCAAACATCAAACCAATCAAGCTCAAGGCCATTGCT CTTGGGAACCCACTTCTAGATTTGGACATTAGCATCAACGCCGGCGAGTTTTTGTGGTCACATGGAGCCATTTCCGATGAGACGTTAATGCTCGAGCGGACCGTCTGCAACGATTCTAGGTATCTGAGGGAGTATGTCCATGATAAATGGTCCCAAGGGTGTAATGACGTGTTTAACCGAGTTGCAGATGAGATCGGGGATGATATCGACCGTAGTGATTTGCTCTTGTCACGGTGTGTCTCGGCCAGCACTGCGCAGCAATCGATTTCCCAAGGACTGCACCGGAAAATACAGGCCAAG CTGGCGAGGGGAAGCAATGGTGATCCGTGCCTTCAAGATAGAGTATTGGCCTACCTGAACAAGCCCGAAGTCCAGAAAGCCCTTCATGCTAACACCACCGGCCTTCCATTCCGCTGGGACTTTTGTTTAGG GTCTCTTGTTTACCAAGAAGATAACATGGACATGAACCTCATACCCCTCGTCTCCTCTCTTCTCAAAGAGGGAATCCCAATCATGTTTTTCAG TGGAGACCAAGATACGAAAATTCCACTGACCCAAACGAGAATAATCGCCAATCAACTAGCCCAGCAGTTAAAGCTCTTTGCCTTAACACCATACGCCCCTTGGTACAACAAGAAGCAG ATTGGAGGATGGGCTCAATTATTTGGTGGGCCAAGAGAAGGCAAGAACGTGACATATATCACATTTGCGACGGTCAGGGGTGCTGCACATGAAGTCCCATTCACATCTCCATCACAAGCGCTCACGTTGTTCAGAGCTCTTCTGGGAGTAAACCCTCTAAGGATCCACCCTGGTGACCTCTAG